One window of the Zea mays cultivar B73 chromosome 3, Zm-B73-REFERENCE-NAM-5.0, whole genome shotgun sequence genome contains the following:
- the LOC100192924 gene encoding Auxin-responsive protein IAA31, which translates to MEVAAASAASYGFKADDDVDSLRATELRLGLPGTEEKEEAEEPQHKAAPPPPSTPRGKKRDVVASSGPEDAPKKRDCETDADADAAPPPAAKAQLVGWPPVRSYRKSCFQQQAAAKNKPAAALAEEAPAAGGLFVKVSMDGAPYLRKVDLKMYKGYRELREALEAMFLCFSGAADAPAVNPSDFAVTYEDKDGDLMLVGDVPFGMFISTCKRLRIMKGSEARGLGSAKNN; encoded by the exons ATGGAGGTCGCCGCAGCATCGGCAGCGAGCTACGGATTCAAGGCCGACGACGACGTTGACAGCCTCAGGGCGACGGAGCTCAGGCTTGGCCTGCCGGgcacggaggagaaggaggaggccGAGGAGCCCCAGCACAAGGCGGCACCGCCGCCGCCGTCCACGCCCAGAGGCAAGAAGCGCGACGTCGTCGCCAGCAGCGGGCCCGAGGACGCGCCCAAGAAGCGCGACTGCGAGaccgacgccgacgccgacgccgcgccgccgccggccgccaA GGCTCAGCTGGTGGGATGGCCGCCGGTGAGGTCGTACAGGAAGAGCTGcttccagcagcaggcggcggcCAAGAACAAGCCGGCGGCAGCCCTGGCGGAGGAGGCCCCGGCCGCCGGCGGGTTGTTCGTGAAGGTGAGCATGGACGGCGCCCCCTACCTCAGGAAGGTGGACCTCAAGATGTACAAGGGCTACCGCGAGCTGCGGGAGGCGCTGGAGGCCATGTTCCTCTGCTTCTCCGGCGCCGCCGACGCGCCCGCCGTCAACCCCTCCGACTTCGCCGTCACCTACGAGGACAAGGACGGCGACCTCATGCTCGTCGGCGACGTGCCCTTCGG CATGTTCATCAGCACCTGCAAGAGGCTGAGGATCATGAAAGGGTCTGAAGCGAGAGGGCTCGGCTCGGCCAAGAACAACTGA